The Triticum aestivum cultivar Chinese Spring chromosome 4B, IWGSC CS RefSeq v2.1, whole genome shotgun sequence sequence TATGATCTCTCACCATGAGCTACAACAAGTATCACTTCCTTGAACAATATGATCGCTCACTTTCTGTCAGCATGCCAAGAATCCACATTGATGTATTTGACCAACAGCTATCAACACTTGAAATCTCCATTTGCCTAAATGTATTTTTCCCATTGTTTTTAAGGCGTCCCGCCTTGGACGCTTAGGCGACGCTTAGGCGATAAGGCGCCCCCCCAGCGCCTTACAAATATGCCCGCCTTAGGCGCTTAGGCGTCCGCCTTAGGCGCTTAGGCGTCGCCTAGGCGATAAGGCGCCCCCCCAGCGCCTTAGgtcgccttaccgccttaaaaactATGATTTTTCCAACAATTATCGGCATTAAACCCTACAGTTTCCGTGAAACTATGAAAGTATCAATGTAAATGGGAAAATATTAGGGCAGAAACGCTAGCTCAAGGTGTGTTTCTCTGTTACAGTAGAGTTTTGCAAGCAAATTTAAACTACTAAGCGACCTCAAGTATACCTGCTCCGCAAGTTTGAAATTATGCATTCGCACGTATTGCATACCCATGTATAAAGTTGGGAGATGACATCTGAAATGTAAATTAAAATGAAGGTAGTAAGATAGAAGCTACAAAAACAAGTAGTGTAgattactaagcaaaataagatatacTGAGGATCCGCATGCTACTGCCTATAAGTTAGACTCTAAAGCATACAAATTAGCTTTCGCTCTATGTACCTCTCCTAGCTTCTCTAGCCACATCCCTTAACACCACCTATAGGTCCTAAGGAGTCAGATAACAATTCATAAATTATATTTAGCATTAGGTGCCAAGCTTGGCGATGGTGCTAAGGTTTTTATCTTAGCGTCTATCACGTCCCTTAGCACTAGTGATAGCCAATTTCTCTCACTTCTAGCCATTTCTAGTGTCTAGGAAGTAGGGATGCAGATGCTCTTATACCCCAAAACAAAAGGTAGGAACTAACGAACAATTCTCATAATCAATATCTAGATAGCATTGTGATTAATAAATATAGAAGAGCTTGTCACATGTGCCGCAATTTTTTTTCATGATTTcagaataaagaagacaaaaaCATCCATGGCATAATTGAACAGATGAGAGAAGTTCAACACGGTCTGCAGTTGAGTACTCAAAATAAAAGATGAACTGTGTGAATAATCACTACttgtattgtactccctccgtcccaaattacttgtcgcagaaatggatgtatctagacgtatttttagttctagacacatccatttctacgacaagtaattcagaacgaagggagtatgagatAATAAATGGTGGCATGTTGCCTAGCCGAAGCCAAGAATAGCAAGTTGACACTTAGTATAAAAAATTCAactaaagggcaacctggtgcatgtagctcccgcttgcgcagggtccagggaagggtccgaccactttgggtctatagtacgcagcctttccctacatttctgtaagaggctgtttccaggacttgaacccatgacctcatggtcacaaggcagcagctttaccactgcgccaaggctccccttcagtaTAAAAAATTCAACTAAAGTAGAATAATATTCTTGCATGGAGTAcagcagaataagaggggggaaaTACTTGATCTTTAGATCAGCAGTTAGTTTGGAAGGTCAAATAAAAATAAAGGGGTTACTGACCCAGGAAATAGTCTAGCTGCTGTCCTAAATGCAGCCATTGCCTGGTCACCCTCCTCTTGAGCAGCATAAGCAATACCAGTACCAAACCAAGCAGGAGGGAATGTGCCATCTAACCCTGTAGCTTTGCTGATAGGAAACACATATATTAGTGTAGAGTACATTtggcaactttgagggcacaattgAATAGCCCAAAACATATCCTGAATTATCTGAAGATTTGGGAGCATTGTGTCTATTCTTCTAATCAAGAAAAACAAGAGAAAGAACAAAGAAAGTGCCAGAGTTCTTCCAGCCATAAAAAATAGCAATTAGTATCATGTTTCCACACTAAGAGTGCAGAGTGAAAAAAAATGAAGAATAACAAAGATTCAAATGAAGACAGTGATGACAGCTTTACAGGACAATATGCTTACCCAAAGTATCTCCTAGCTTGATCATACTTCTTAATGCAGTAGTAATAGCACCCCACAGCAAACCAGGAAATAGCTCTGCAGATGGTTCAGAAAATAAATTAGAAATATATGCTTTACACATGGTTGACTGCAAGCTACCAGTATAATATATCTTGTTGTTTGAGATACTGTAGGAAGATGCATATATTGTATAAGAATGTCATTATATGGCTCAAACTGTTTGACACACAAATGAACTGCTGAGTTTGTCTTATAGAATCATGTAGAACAAATTATCATATATAATTGCTCGGTCAATTATTAAGGTAGACACTCACTTTTGAGGATAGTCCTTCACTAAATTGCATGACAAGAGATAAAGATCATTGGAATGCCCAAGCTCCATAGCAGCAGCCAAATGCACTAATGTGCATTTTAAATGAAACGGATCCCTTTCAAGTAAACTGAGAGAAACATTATCATAAGAATGTTAAATCAACGTTAGTCGAGGAAACAAAAGTGAAACAGGAATGTTACCAACTTACACAGATGTGAGCTCAAAACATTTTTGGTATTCTCCACTCTGATGGTAGTATTCAGCTTTGCAAGCCAAAACATCGATGTTATTTTTCATCATTTGACCAGAACTTGGAGAAATACTGCAAGATTCGCGTTCAAGTTCCTTGAATTTTGCTTCCACTACATATTCTTTTTCATGCTAAAGGCAGTAAAAGAAACCAAGACCAACAAAAATGTCAATAAAGACGTAAAGATTGGTTGTATATTCAGGTGCAATGTATAGCATGGTATGATTATTCAGCTGGGTACCTTCCTAATCAAACATGAGTAGAATGCTGACAGCCACCCGTCTTCTTTCCCGAATTTCAGAGAGGCCAATAACTCAGTTTCTGAAATATAGTGCAGCATCATACTTTGGATTCAATAAGGTGAGAACTAAGAGGaaattaccccgcaaaaaaaaactaagAGGAAATTGCAGGTAAATTTTGTTCTTCTATAAACTAGCCAAATGATGACAGTAGACATAAGATGATCAACAGACATATCCCAAAGGATGCACTTAACACTTAACAGACGGAAGAATGGACCGATTTTGTCAAGCTTATCTAGTTAATACATATCCGGCATTTTCCAGCCCATACATACTTACAATGATGAGAGCGCTGAGTGCACAACTTTACCAAAAGAAAAAATAATGCAAACAAGTATCAAATGAATGCAGTCCATATTTGAAAAGCAATGCAAGACATAAAACTGGCATTCACAACATAAGCAAATATTACAACAAATGCACTACTTATTTGCAAAGAATGCAAGACATAACTATAGCATGCATGATATAAGCAAACCTCAAGATAAAccccaaaacaaaaacaaaaaggctGAATTGAACTTTCAAAGCTTACCTTCCTCGCACGTTAACATGTAGttatcaacaaggcattcaagagcCTGACAAGGATATTACAAAACAGTTAGGATCATACCAAATGAAGATAACATACAACACCAAATTTCAATGGATGATGTTTTGTGCTGCTGGAAAGATCAATTACAGATTATGATGTAACAGAATTATTTTGTTATCATTCACGACAACAAGTTGCAGAATTATACGACTATGACCCACGTCCATGATATTCTGAAATCAGCTTCAGGGCATAGAAGGTTGGGTATTGTCCTACGGCATTTTATTTGCAATGCTAGAAAGCGCATCATCCCTAGGGCCATAGCTGACTCAGCGCATCAAGCCCATAAGAAGGTTCAGATACCCAACTAGACATGTTAAGGCAAGAGCAAAACCCATAGAATGGTTAAAAAATTCAGGTTCATGGCATGTACTCGTAGATATAGAATTTGGTATTCAAATACAATTAAGGTACAGGCATTTTTTCTTACGTGGTATTAATTATAAGGGACAATTCATTTAATTAACAAAGCTAACAAGCATCAGAATATCTTATCTTTATGGAGTCAGACGATTCTTCTCACCTCATAACATAACGGATCAACTTTAACTGCTGCCTTGTACCTGACATAACAGCAGACAGAGTCACTACATCTGCTTAACCAAACTATCACTCAACTTAAAAGGTGCACAAAAAAGAAAAACTTGAAAGAAATGAATCGCCAATAACTCTGAACACACTGAAGCTGGTAATACTGTTTTGGAATATACCATAGTTAAAAAaggtgcgcctaagcgagcgcttaagcgcgcctaggctctaggcgttggcaaaacgcattgcgcataactacgcttaatctgtgcataacttcgcataagcatgcgctttggtcagtaaagcgcaaggcagtggcaaaacgcacaattaacgctagcgcttttttgaactatggaaTATACACAAGCAGCTTAATTAAGGGGAAAAAATGGAAGTTGCTGAATTCACCATTGCCGAGCAAGATCACGATTATCCAGTGCTTCATACGCCTTGCCACGTAAGAAACATATAGCTGATTTGATCTGGAAAAGCACGAGTCAAAACAATAAGAAACCGTGAAAGCAATTATTCAAAGAGAAATAGAAGAGAAGTCACACATTGATCTCGTGATCTTCTGCGTCCTTATCAAAATAGATGTCACTGCCATCATCCTGATCAAGAACATTGCCATGTTCGTCAACTTTGGCATCACCAAGCATCATCAGACACTGGTGCCATTCTTTCAATTCCTCCTGACCAATAAAGACAATGTGAGCCATACAGCAGATGAAAACATAAAGAGCAAATCATGTCGCTAAGTTAATAAACCAAAATGATGAAGAAAAAAACATGAAAAGACTATCTTTCTATAACAGACAAGAAAGTATTGTTCATAAATCATAAATTAGACAATGTTTTACAAGATCGTGAAGCTTAAGTGCATTCATGGTGCCAGAATTTGGAGAAATAAATTTGACTAAATGACTAATTACAAGGAGGTCTTTCGATCTTTTCCCCATAGCGAATCCAGTTTCCATCCAAAGTTGCAGAAAGAAAGACCGCTCAAGAGTTAAAAACGCATTAGGGATTATATACAAGCCAGAAACAAAACCACTAGATGTAGCCACTAGGGGAGCCCCTGTGTAACAGAATGCCCAATCAGACTCAAAACACCTCCAGCAGAAAGCAGAACAAACGAATTTCACAGAATGCTTGAAAATGCCCGCAAGATATAAGACCGAAAAACTACCTAGGTTCGCCTGACAAAATTTCAGGTCAAACAAACTAGGGGTAAGAAAGCCCGAACGCGCGGACACGCCCAtccgaaaaagaaaaagaaaacaggggAAGGGGAAACTGGATTTAATCGAGACGCACGCAACGCGTTCGACGAAATGCGGGAGCGGAAAAAGAAAGGGGGAGTGGCGAGTGGAGCTCACGAGGCACTTGGCGGCGAGGAACCGGAAGCGCAGGTCGCGGAGGAGGCGGGAGTTGTTGAGCACGTGGAGCGCGCGGCGGAAGTGGCGGCCGAGGAAGAGCGCCTGCGCGAGCATGTAGACGTCGGCGGGGTCGCCCGTGGCCGCGGCCACCTTGTCCGCGAGGAAGATGGCGGACGTGTAGAGGTGCTTCCCGACGCTGTCCCGCACCACCCCGCGCAGCcgctccaccgcctcctccctcatgtcggcgtcggcgtcggcgtcctcGCCCTCTCTCCTCCGCTTGAGATTCGGCGCTGCGCCTGTGGCCGGGGCTCGGGATGGGGGCGCGGCTGCGGGGGAGGAGGGAGGGAAACCGAATTTTGTATCCAACATTCGAACTAGGGTTCGCAAGTGTGGTTCCTTAAAAGAGAATGAAAGGATTTGATCttgaaaagaaagaaaatgaagaattccTATTTATTTTTTGATGAATGAAGgcggaagaaagaaaagaaagggatcGACGGGAACGGTCGGAAGCTCGGAACTGGCCACGGTTTTGCGTGACGACGTCAGATCCGGATGGATTCGTTCCTCGTCGATTTAAACTTGAAGTAAATTTGAGCAATTTTGATGAAGGAGCGGTTTGAGCAAGAAGGAAAAACTTGTGAGTCTTTTTGAAACGGCTACCGGACTTGGATATAATCTTGTTTTAAAAAGAAGTCGGATCTAGGTATTTTTTCGAAAGACTTTCGATCTACATTCATCAAGCATCATGGCATACAAAGAGCAtataaaaaaaacagaaagaagACCACGCACACGGCGGCCGCTCGTACCTGCATCTAGCGTGCTAGTGTTTCTCTTGCCTCCAGCCGGCGCCGTCGGCGGTCTACCTCGTCTCCTGTGGTCTTAGAACCATGGAGGCGCAATGGATCCCGGctcttgccggcgggagggctccattttttttatgtttttattttatttttgttagggtttgtgtcccgCTCAGAGATGCCAGACGGCGACTCTCTGTAGAGAATAAGGTCCTCATAAGGTCCTCCCTACCTAGCCCCTGTTTCGGTGGTGTTTCTAGCATCGTCAGAGGATGTGTGGAGGTTTATCTCCGACGAATCTCGTGGGATTCGGTCGGCATTCGTCTTCGGTGGATCCACGTGGATCTGGTCTTCGTTCATCTGTGTTTGTGTGCCTACAGGTTAGATTTTTTCGTTGTACGCTTCTCTTCATCGACAACGGTTGTTGTTCCGGTGCGCTGGTCAtatgggccttagcacgatgacttctcgGTTGTCTACTATAATAAGGCTTGTCCGACTTTGATGAGGGAGGGCGATGAcagtggcgcgccttcggctcgctccaatgCTTGTAGTCGATGCTAGGTGGCCTGCGGACCTAGTTGTAttttttacttctggtgttctttgtactaacttaacagttgatgaatagatcgaaaaaaattcgcaaaaaaacataagaaaaaaaattgCATCGtgtgtagaccacctagcgacaattACAAGCCCTGGAGCGAGCCGAATGCACAACATCGTCATCGCCCTGCATCACCAGAGTCGGGCAAAACTTCTTGTAGTAAACAGTCGTGGAGTCATCATGTTAAGACCTCAAAGAACCAgcacaccagaacagcaaccgtcgccGACGAAGAGAAGCATACGTCAAAAGGATCAAACTTGTACACATGCATTGTTCTAGTGGAATAAAAAGTAGGCTTCTCTACAACAATAGTATGTGGGCCAAGGAGGCACAAGAAGAGGCACAGAAGAAACTAAGTGCagcagtgaaagtgcaactaatcctcggGTGCTTTGGTAATTAATAGCAACATATACATCATTGATTTAATATTCATTGCAAATAgatttcagaaaaaaaatcaatGGTTGGTATGGTAAGGACTAATGGATATGGACCCTTCAAAATGTCAAGGACAAGAATTGGCTACTCgaagactctacattttttgtttagtgatccaagatcacattgagtcccttAAGAAAGCCAATATTATGAAAAAGTGACGAGTTATTGTTGATGAGGTTGTTGcttaagtgcttagtgatattacaAAAACCCTCAGTCACTTTCTCAAAACACATCTGTCCA is a genomic window containing:
- the LOC123092842 gene encoding anaphase-promoting complex subunit 6, producing the protein MLDTKFGFPPSSPAAAPPSRAPATGAAPNLKRRREGEDADADADMREEAVERLRGVVRDSVGKHLYTSAIFLADKVAAATGDPADVYMLAQALFLGRHFRRALHVLNNSRLLRDLRFRFLAAKCLEELKEWHQCLMMLGDAKVDEHGNVLDQDDGSDIYFDKDAEDHEINIKSAICFLRGKAYEALDNRDLARQWYKAAVKVDPLCYEALECLVDNYMLTCEEETELLASLKFGKEDGWLSAFYSCLIRKHEKEYVVEAKFKELERESCSISPSSGQMMKNNIDVLACKAEYYHQSGEYQKCFELTSVLLERDPFHLKCTLVHLAAAMELGHSNDLYLLSCNLVKDYPQKAISWFAVGCYYYCIKKYDQARRYFGKATGLDGTFPPAWFGTGIAYAAQEEGDQAMAAFRTAARLFPGCHLPTLYMGMQYVRMHNFKLAEQFFMQAKSICPSDPLIYNELGVVAYNMKEYQNAVQWFELTLTHTSSSPNEMWEPTMVNLGHALRKLKQYKKAISYYEKALTFPTKTLSAFSGLAYTYQLMDDFEAAITYYHKALWLKPDDQFCTDMLTLALETSCQSTARRK